In Paludibaculum fermentans, the genomic stretch TTCATTCCGACGAAGCTCTATCAGTACGTCGATTACCAAGCCCTATACCTGCACGACGACTTCCGCGTCAGCACCAAGCTGACCCTGAACATCGGCCTGCGGTGGGAGCGGGAGACCGGCCTGAAGGAAGTCAACAATAACCTGATCACCGGGTTCGACCCGAACGCCACCAACCCGATCACCGCCACTTCCGGTGTTACGACGAAGGGCGTGTTCCTGTTCGCCGGGCAACCGGGCGCCAGCACGACCACCGGCAATCCGAACCTGAGCAAGTGGTCACCGCGTGTCGGCCTGGCCTACCAGTGGAACTCGAAGACCGTGATCCGTGCCGGCTACGGCATGTTCTGGGCTCCGAACTTCGCGCTGGGCTCGCCGTATAACAGTGAAGGCATCACGGCCACCTCGGCGCCTTCCGCTTCGAATGACGGCAACAAGACTCCGCTGATTTCGCTTTCCAATCCGTTCCCGAACGGCCTGGACAAGCCGGTGGGCAATTCCCTGGGCGGCCTGACCGGTATCGGCAAGCCGATGACGATCTTTTCGCCGACGGCGACCTCGCCGCGGGTGCAGCAGTTCTCGTTCGATATCCAGCGCGACTTGGGTAGCGGCTGGGTGACCTCCATCGGCTACTCCGGTTCGCGTTCGGCCCACCTGACCTGGACGACCGCCGCGGAGAATATCAACCAGTTGGATCCCAAGTACTTCAGCATGGGTTCCGCGCTGAACGCCGCGGTGGCGAATCCTTACTACCAGAAGGGCGGCGTGGCGGCTATCGGCGGCGCCACGGTGGCGGCGAACCAGTTGCTGCGGCCTTTCCCGCAGTTCGCTTCAGTGAATTACACGAACAACGACAACAACACCGCGCAGTTCGACTCCATGGTGATCCGGGCCCAAAAGAGCATGTCCAAAGGCCTGACGCTGGTGACGGCTTACACGTGGTCGAAGAACTTCGACATGGGTGGCGGCGGTCCCGGCAACAACCTGAACTCCGGCAACGGCGGTCCCCAGGATGTTTACTCCATGGGCGGCGAATACGGCCTGGCGTACTCAAGCTCCCCGCATCGCTGGACGAATGCGGTGACCTACGAATTGCCTTTCGGCAAGGGCAAGCAGATGTTGTCCGGTGTTTCCCGCACCATGGACTATATCGTTGGCGGCTGGTCCGTCAACGCCATCTCGACCTTCCAGACCGGCTACCCGCTGATGATCTACATGAACAACAACGGCAACTCGGGTCTGGGTGCGTCGCGGCAGCGTCCGAACGCGACTGGCGTTTCTCCGGAAGCGTCCGGCAGCTTCGGCCAGCGGATCGACGGCTGGATCAACAAGGCAGCCTTTACGGACGCGGCTCCGTTCACGCTGGGCAACGTATCGCGCACGATTTCGATGCGTGGTCCGGGGCAGGCCAACTGGGACATCTCGGTGTTCAAGACGGCGCAGATCTTCGAGAGCCTGAAGGTCCAGTTCCGGGCCGAGGCGCTCAACGCCATGAACACTCCGCTGTTCCGCGGGCCCAACACGGCCTGGGGCAGCGGTTCGTTCGGCACCATCACTTCGCAGGGCAACTTCCCACGCATGCTTCAGTTGGGCATGCGCGTGTACTTCTAACTATTAACCGCGGGCGGCGGGACCTGAGTCGCGCTGCCCGCATTGAAAGTCAGTCTGGGGGCAAAACAATGACTAACCTTCTCTCGCACGAACAGAAAGTCGAACTAATCAAGCGCGGATTCAGCCGGCGCAGCATGGGCCGTCTTGGCCTGCTTCTGGGCGCCGGATCGTCGCTGCCCTTTTTTAACGAGCCGGCGCTTGCGCAGCTCTCCAACATCGGCCGGATTTCGGCGGATGCGGTAAAGATCAACGCCAACGAGAACCCGATGGGTCCTTGCCCCGAGGCGGCGGAGGCGATTCACAGCGTCGTCCAGAAGGGCGGCCGTTATCTTTACGAAGAGACGTTCGACTTTTCGAAGACCCTGGCGGACCAGGAAGGCGTGAAGCCGAACTACGTGATGCCGTTCGCGGGCTCCAGCGATCCGCTGCACCGCGCGGTGCTGGCGTTCACCTCGCCCACCAAGCCTTTGGTGATGGGCGATCCCGGATACGAAGCCGGCCAGCGCGCCGCCGCTTTCATTGGATCCAAAGTGATCACGGTGCCGCTGACCAAGACCTATGCGCACGACGTGAAGGCGATGGTGGCCGCGAGTCCCGACGCCGGTGTGTTCTACATCTGCAACCCGAACAACCCGACTGGCACGATCACAAAGAAGTCGGACATTGAATGGCTGGTGGCGAACAAGCCGGCCGGCAGCATCCTGCTGCTGGACGAAGCCTACATCCACCTGAGCGGCGAAGCCTTCGGGACGGACCTGGTGGCGGCCGACAAGGACGTCATCGTTCTCCGCACGTTCTCGAAGCTGTACGGCATGGCGGGCCTGCGTGCCGGCGCGGCGATCGGCCGTCCGGACCTGCTCTCCAAGATCCAGCACTACGGGGCGGGCGCGCTGCCGGTGACGGGTATGATCGGCGCCCACGCCAGCCTGAAGGTGAAGACGCTGGTGCCCGAGCGCCGGAAGATCATCGCCGACATCCGCAACGACACGTTCGACTGGATGACCAAGAAGAACTACAGCTTCGTGCCCTCAGTGAGCAACAAGTTCATGGTGGACGTGAAGCGGCCCGGCCAGGAAGTGGTGAAGGCGATGGCGGCCGAGAAGGTCTACATCGGCCGTGTCTGGAAGGCGTGGCCCACGCACGTTCGTGTTTCGGTCGGGACCAAGGAAGAGATGGCCAAGTTTAAGGTGGCGTTCGAAAAAGTAATGGCTTAAGCCATGCAACTACCCAAACTCCGCTATACGTGGAAAACGATGGCGGGCGACCTGAGCGGCGGCTTCATTGCCGCCCTCATCGCACTGCCGTACGGACTGGCGATGGCAGCCCTGATGGGGCTGCCGCCGGTCCTGGGTGTCTTCACATCCCTGCTCACTTCACCGATCACGGCGATTCTAGGTAGGAATCCGGTCCTGATCGGCGGAACGTCTTCGGTCACCGTCCCATTCATTGCTGAGGCCGTGCGGTTGCACGGGTTGGGTGGCGCCGCCAAAGTAAGCCTTGTCGCTTCCGTTTTCATGATGGCCTTTTCTCTTATGCGGCTCGGGCGGTATGTCTCCATGGTGCCTCACCCGGTGGTCACGGGCTTTTCCTGTGGCATCGGTGGCATGATGGTGGTTTCTCAGCTGTTCACAATTACCGGAATTAAGGGTTCCGGCAGCGGCTCGATGGTCGAGACTCTGGTGGTCATCGCACAGCGATTGACGGAGGCGCGGTTTCAACCACTGTTGCTCTCGCTTCTCGTAATTGGGGTGTGCGTGCTGATCGCCAAGCTCTGGCCGAGACTGCCCGCGCCGCTGATCGGGGTCGGGGTGGCCCTGCTGGCGGCGAAGGTATTCGCATTCCGTGAGGCCCAGGTGGGCGTACTCTCCTTGGAATTGCCGCCGTTCGCCGGGTTCGCGTGGGCGCCGAAAGATGTCTTTTCGGTTTTGCCCACCGGGTTTGCACTAGCGTTCGTATCCAGCGTCAACATCCTGATCACGTCGCGCGTCGTGGAGCACTTCCGCGGCCGGCACATCAAGATGAAAAAGGTGGATGCGGATGTGGAGTTGGGTGCCTACGGCATTTCCAACGTGATCGCCGGCATGTTCGGGGCGCCGATGAGTGTCGGGATTCCGGCGCGCAGCCTGGCGAGCATCCGCTGCGGCGGGACGACCCGCATGTCGAACATCTTTCACGCGGCGGTTCTGGCTGCCGTGATCGGTTTCGGCTCAGGTATCCTGGCGCAGATCCCGCTGGCCGCACTGGCCGGGGTGACCGCCTGGATGGGCTTCTGCCTGTTGGACTGGTCGGCGTGGCGCCGCATCCCCCGCATGAAGGCGGTGGATGCAGCGTCGTTCCTGACGACGGCCCTGCTGGTGCTGTGCGTCAACGCCGTGGCCGCAGTGGCGGTGGGCTGCTCGTTCTACGGGGTCGAATACCTGTGGAAGAAATGGAAACTGGCCGGCGCCGACGCTGCCCTGGGGGAGCTTCAAGCCGAGGCCGGCAAACAGCGCGGCTGAGGCGGCCGCAGAGACAGTGAGGACTAGCGTGCGCCGCGGTGTTGAAGGGCGTGCTCGCCGAGGACGTCGAAGTCGATGCGGTCAGCGATCAACTGGGCGCCGGTGAGCGAGCGCCTGGAGACACCTTCCTTGGTGTGCCCTTTGGTGTTCCCGGCGATGTGATAGATCTCATGGGCCAGGACGCGAGCCATCGCGCGGCCCATAAGCGTATTGCCCTGGGCGATCTGTCCGCCGTGCATCGCGCTGCGGGCGGCCACCCGGACTTTGTCGCACAGAACTTCGCTGAAGGGGAGAACCTCTCCATCGGTGGTATGGGTGAATGCGAGCGGACCGCGTTCATCCAGCATCACCGGTTCGGTCTGCATGCGGCAGTTGCCGCGGAACTTGACCAGCACCAGATCCGAAACTTCGGTGCCTTCCTTCATCTCCTCGCGAAGGCGCCATTCCACCTGAATGGAGGACTTCTGCAGCAGAGTGTTCAACTCGCGCCGCATCTCGACAAGAGACTCAGCCGGGGGTTGATTCTCATACTGTACAACTAGGGTAAGTGGGGCGTTGAGGGACGGGAGGCCTTCAAATCCCCAGGCGAGGCTCGTCGTCATGGCGACGGTGATCAGGCAGTTCACATTCAGGAAGCGCACAGGGCAACCCTCTAGACCGGCCACTCTCTCGGGAGCCAGTCCACCTACAGTATATTCAAGATTCCGGTGAGCGCAAGGGCCCGATCCGGACCTTTGACTCTGATATCGAGCGAATTGCGCGTGAGCTTTATGCTCAAGCTGGCTGGAATGAGCTGGTCCTGAGGGGGCGCGCTGGGAGCCTTGATGCTCCCTAGTCCATTGATTCAAAGCTGGTTAGATGAATCTCCAGGCCTACCAAAGGCCGAGGAGTTTCCACCAACCGAAGCCGACTGTGCCCCACACCAGGAGGTGGCACAGGGAGATCACAAAACCGATTCGCCACCAATCCTTCATGGAAACGTAGCCTTGCGCGAAGAACATCGGGGCCGGGGTGGTGCCATAGTTGGTCAGGCCGGCGCTGAGATTGAGGAAGCAGGCGAGGCTGAACACGACGAGGCCGAGCGGTGCTCCGCTGTGCGCGAGCAGGACCAGGAATGGCGCGTACATCGCCAGCATGTGGGCCGTGATGCTGGCGAAAAAGTAGTGGGAGTAGTAGAAGATGAGCACCGCAATGACAAGGAGCGGGAACCAGTGCAAACCCTCGAAGCGGGCCCCAACTGCCTTGGCGAAGGTCTCGGTCACTCCGTTTTCGTTCAGGGCTTTGCCCAGCCGGAGCAGGCCGCCATACCAGAGGAAGATGTCCCAGGCGGCGTGCTCGCTGATGATGTGCTCCCAATCGAGGACGCCGGTTACCAGCAGCACCATGCTGCCCAGGAGGGCGGCCACGGTGATGTCGATCCCGGTCCAACTGGAGGAGACCCAGGCTCCGCAGACTCCAGCGAAGACGACGGACAGGAGTTTTTCCTTGGAGGAGAGCGGCCCCATCTTCTCAAGCTCGGCGCGGGCGAATTCGGCTGCTTCCGGAGTACGCCTGACCTCGGGCGGGAACAGCTTCATGACCACCCAGGGAACGAGCGCCAGTGAGATCAGCCCGGGGACGATGCCGGCGACGAGCCATCCACCCCAGGTGACACGGTAGCCCAGGTTTCCGGCCATCTGTGCGGCCAGCGGGTTGCTGGCCTGGCCGGTGTAGAACATGGCGGCGGTCACGCAGATCGCCTGGTAGACGCCGGCCATCAGGAAGGCCCCTACGCGATTCGCGGTGGCGCCCGGCGTGGATCCATAGAGTTCAGCGATGGACCTCACAATGGGCAGGATTACGCCGCCGGAGCGGGCGCCGTTGGAAGGGATGATGGTCGCCAGCACCATATCGGAGAGGGAAAGGGCGTACGAGACGCCGAGAGTGCTGTGTCCGAACAGGCGGACGAAGCCAAGCGCGATGCGGCGGGCGAGTCCGGTATTGATGAGTGCGCGCGAGATGAAGAAGGCGGCCTGGACGAGCCAGACGGTGGAGTCGGCGTAGCCGCCCAGCGCGTCAGAGAGCTTCATCGTTGTCAGCAGCGGCGTGAGGGTGATGGCCAGCAGGACGAGACCGCCGCCCGGGATGGGCCGGATGATGAGGCCGGCGACGGTGGCGAAGAAGAGGCCGGTCAGGTGCCACGCCGAAGCGGTGAGAGAGGCGGGCCCGGGGAAGAGCTCCGTGATGATCAGGTAGATGGCGATGAGAACGGCGAAGCCCCACACGGTGCGGCGCCAATTCTGTTGGGGCGCTGACACTAAGCCGCGCTCCGCGTGAGCATCTCAGGGGCGGAGCGGTGCGTGTGCCAGAGGGGCCGGAGCATAGCTCACAGTATATGAAGTTTCGAGTGGATTACTGGCTGACGTAAACCGCGCTGGAGAGGCGGACCGTCAGGGATATGTCCTGCGTAGCCGGGCCGATGCGGACGCGCATGGGACGGCTGCCTGCGCGGCGTTCCGTCACGGTGAGCTGGGTGCGGGGCACGATGCCGAGATGCTTCAATTCGCGCAGGACGTCGGGGCGGCGGTCCGAGACGCTGGTCACCACGCCCGCATTGCCCGCGGGTAGTTCAGCGAGGCAGACTTCGCGGCGTTCCGGCAGGCTTCCGTCCTTGCGGGGAATGCCGTGGCCGTGCGGATCGATGAGCGGGTCGCCCAGCTTGGCGGCGATGCGCTCCTCCATGCGTTCCGAGATGAAGTGTTCCAGCCGTTCGGCCTCGGCGTGGACCTCGTCCCAGGGGTAGTCGAGGATGTCGTGCAGGAAGAGTTCGATCAGGCGGTGGTGGCGGATGACCTCAAGCGCCCTGCGTTTGCCGGCGGCGGTGAGACGCGCTCCGCGGTGTTTCTCGTATTCGACCAGTGGCGTCTCCTGGCCGGACAGCTTCTGGAGCATGCCCGTGATGGAGGCCGGCCGAACCTGCAGGTGCTCCGCCAGGGCGTTGCTGGTGACCCGGTCTTCCTGGGGGCCGCCAATGGTGAGGATCGCCTTCAGGTAATCGTCGGTCGATTCGCTGTTCGCGCGTGTCGTGCTCTTCTTTGCCACTCAACCTAAACCTAGCCCATGGCGGCGGAGAGCCGCAACCTGTCCGATGACAGCGGAAAAGTGGCCATTCCCCACTGGAATTGGCCCGGATGCGGGAATCGCTTGCCAAACCAGCCCAATCCGCTTAGAATTCAATTTAGGCACACCTAAATTCTGGGGACGGGGACAACTTAACACTGCATGCGCCACCACTTTCGCTGGTTTTGGCCGGTCTATTTCTACGTCTGTTCGTGCGCCTTCGGGCAGAGCACCGCCTCAGTGGCGGGCACGGTGCACGACCAGACTGGCGCTCCTGTATCCGGAGCGCACGTGGTCGTGAAGAGTCCGCTGACGAACTTTGAGCGAAGCTCGGTGGCCGACGCGGACGGCGCCTTCCAGCTCACAAACATCCCCGCCAGGAACTACGAAGTGCGTGTCGAGGCGCCCGGATTCCGGCCCTTTGAAACGACGGTCACGCTGACCGCGCGACTGACGGCGGAGTTGCAGGTGAAACTCGAGCTGGCCGCGAATGAGACGCATGTGAGCGTGACAGCCAGCGATCGGGCGCTGCTGGTGAATGCGGAAGAGACCGGCACACGTGCCCAGTTGAGCGAGACCGACATTGGCAAGATGGCGCTGCAGGTGGGCAATCGGGGACTGGAGGCAGTGGTCGTCAGCTTCCCCGGGTTCGCGCAGAATGCGAACGGCGCGATCCACCCACGGGGCGCGCACAATCAGATGTCGTTCATCATCGACGGCATGCCGATCACGGATCAGCTCACCGGCGCCTTTGCCAATTCCGTGGACCCCAACATTGTTCAAAACGTGGAACTGTTCACAGGCAACATCCCGGCGGAGTTCGGCAACAAAGTCTCGGCGGTGGTGAACGTGACGAGCAAGACCGGACTGGGTACGGGCCGGCTGTTGGGGGGATCCATCGCAGTCAGTGGCGCGGGATTCGATACGTTGTCGCAGGTGACACAGGTGGCCGGTGAGAAGGGCCGGCTCGGGTTTACCTTTTCGCTGAACACGATGAAGTCCAACCGCTACCTGGACCAGGTTTCGCTGGACAACCTGCACAACGGCGGCAATTCGCAGCGAGCGTTTTCCAGGTTGGATTACCAGGCCGGCGCGCACGACGTGCTGCGGTTGAATCTGCTGGCCGGACGTTCGTCCTTCGAACTGGCAAACCTGCGGTCGCAGCAGGCACGGGGGATGGACGAGCGGCAGGAGTTGCGGGATGTTTCCGCTGCCCTGGGCTGGGTTCATACATTCAACGCGAACACTTTGTGGAGCAGCAACTCTTCCTACCGGACGACCGTAGCCCAGCTGTTCCCGAGTGCCGGCGATTTTCCTGTCACCGCTGCGCAGGCGCGGCATTTGTCGACGGTCACGCTGCTGAACCAGTTGGGCATTGTGCGCGGGCGGCACAATATCCGTTTTGGCGCCGATATCCAGCATTTTCCGGTGAGCGAGAACTTCTCGTTCGGCATTACGGATCCAGCGTTCAACGCGCCGGAGTCCGCGAGCTACCTGCCGAACCTGTTGGCCTTCGATCTCAGCCGCGGCGGCCGCCTCTTCCAGTTCTCCAAGCGAGCTTCGGGTTCGCTCTACTCCAGCTACCTGCAGGACGAAATCAGCCTGGGCAACTGGCACGTCTCCGCCGGGCTGCGCTTCGACAACTACCGGTTTCTGGTGCATGGCAGCCAATTCCAGCCGCGGCTGGGCCTTTCCTATAACATTCGCGGGACGGGTACGGTGTTGCGAGCCTCCTACAACCGGCTGTATCAAACGCCTCCCAACGAGAACCTGTTGATTTCGAACTCTGATGAATCGAGTGTGCTGGTGGCGCCCGACATCCGGGCGACCGTGGGCAGCGCTGTCGTGCTAATCCGGCCTGAGCGGCAGAACCTGTATGAAATGGGCCTGCAGCAGGCAGTGGGGCGGAAGGTCAGTCTGAACGCGTCGTTCTACCACAAGGACGCGAAAGACCAGCAGGACAACAACAGCTTCTTCAACACGCCCATTATTTTCCCGATGCAGTTGAAGTCGATCCGTGTGAATTCGGTGGAGGGCCGGATGGTGGTGACTCCGGTAAGCGGCTTCTCGGGTTCGCTCAGCGTGACTCATGCTCGGGCCATCTCCACGCCGCCATTCACGGGCGGCCTCTACATCGGCAATGGGGACGTCGCGCTGTTGAATTCAGGGCCGTTCGTGATCGATCACGACCAGGTGCTGAGCCTGCAGACGATTGTGAACTACACCGGCAAGAAGGGGTTCTACGCTACGTGCTCGATGCGTTACGACAGCGGATTGGTGACGGCCGCCGTGGATCCGGCGCAAGTGCGGAACGATCCGGATTACGCGGATCTGCTGCCGCTGGTGAACCTGACTTCGGCTCCACCGCGCACCCGGCCTCGCGCCGTCACCGATCTGGTGTTGGGCTACCAGCATCTGCGCGGAGAGAAGCGGCACTGGGAAGCTTCCCTGCAGATCTCGAACATCAGCAACGAGCGGGCACTGTACAACTTCCAATCCGCTTTTGTCGGCACGCGGCTGGTGCAGCCTCGAACGGCCGGGGTCCGGCTCACCTGGTTCTTCTGACAAGCCGGTGCGTTTCCATGTATGTATAAAGGGTGGGCAGGCTGCAGGTGTTGGCACTGGCCGATGATCTGACGGGCGCGCTGGAAGCGGGCGCCCGCTTCCGTGACTCCGCCGTGCTGTTGAAATCGCAGGCGGACCGGGCCGAGAGCGTGTTGGTGCTGGATACGGAGTCGCGCCACCTGGCGCCCGATGTCGCGGCGTTCCGGCTGCTTGGCGCCATGGAGAACCTGGTCTCGGACATTGTGTACAAGAAGACGGACTCCACATTACGCGGCAATATCGGGGCGGAGTTCAAGGCACTGCTGGGCGCGTATCCCGAGTCGGTGATCTGCTATGTGCCCGCGTATCCCGAATTGGGCCGGACCGTCCGCAGTGGAGTATTGCTGGTGGACGGGGTCCCGGTTCATCTGACCAGTTTTGCGCGGGACCCGCTCAACCCGGTGACGGAGAGCCATGTGTGGAAGGTGTTGGCCGCACAGGGCTGCGATCTGGAGCGGATCCGCATCTTTGATGGAGAGACGCCGGAGGATGTCCGTGCGGCGGCGGACGAGGCACTGTCGGCGACGCGGCCCGTGGTGGCCGCAGGTCCGGCGGCCCTGGCCGGGGCTCTCGCACAGGCCCTGGGGATAGTGAGCAAGGCCCCGGAACGGTGGCCGCAAATCTCCGATTGTGTAGTGATCAATGGGAGCGCGCACCCCGCTTCGTCCGCGCAGGTGGAGATGGCGCGGCAGCAAGGCATCCCATGGGCGTTTGACCGGGCGGCTGGCGCGCACGACACGCTGATCATCTTTGGCGGTGATACGGCGCGCGGGGTTCTGCATCGGCTCGACGATCCGGTGCTTCACCCGTTGGGCGAAATATTGCCGGGGGTTCCGGTGTCGTTGTTCGAGCACGAAGGGCGGCGGCGGGTGCTCATCAGCAAAGCCGGCGGTTATGGTGCGCCGGATCTTCTGCTGCGGTTGTACGCACGGCTCTGCCAGACTGAGAAGGAACCATGGAACTGCTCGGCATAACCATGGGCGACTCCAGTGGAGTCGGCCCGGAGATCCTCCTGAATGCCTTTCAGCGAGGTGAGATCACATGTCCGTTCGTCGCCTACGGCGACACGGCGGCACTGGAACGCTACAACACACACGGTGTCGAGTTGCGCTCCATCACGCAGCCGGACGAGTACCGGCCGGGTGTCCTGAACGTAGTGAACGCGGGGCTGATGAGCGGAGCGGACGTCACGCCGGGCGCGATCAATGCGAAGTCGGGCCATGCCGCGCGGGAGTATGTGATCGCGGCCACGAAGGCTGCCCTGGCCGGCCAGATCACGGCTATGGTCACGCTGCCGATGAACAAGGAAGCCACGCAGCTGACGGACCCTGGTTTCACCGGTCACACCGAGTTGATTGGCGCGCTGTGTGGTGTGGAGGACGTCACCATCATGCTGGCGTCGGACCAGTTGATTGTGACGCACGTGAGCACGCATTGCTCGCTGTCCGATGCGATTGCACGGGCGAAGTTCGACCGGATCTGCACGATCATCCGCATGACCAGCGAGGCGGTACTGCGGCTGAAGCCGGAGGCGAAGATTGCGGTGGCGGGCCTGAATCCGCATGCCGGCGAGAATGGACTGTTTGGCGAGGAAGAGATCCGCGAGATCCGGCCGGCCGTGGAATGGGCGCAGGCGCAAGGGATGCCCGTCGAGGGGCCGTTTCCTCCGGATACGGTCTTTTTCCTGGCCGTTAGGAAGAAGCGCTACGACGCCATCGTCTGCATGTACCACGACCAGGGCCACATCCCGCTGAAGCTGCTCGATTTCGAGGCGGGTGTGAATGTCGCTTTGGGGCTGCCGATCATCCGGACTTCCGTGGACCACGGCACGGCCTTCGACATCGCGGGGCAGGGCATCGCGTCGACGGTCAGCCTGCTGCGCGCCATCGAATTCGCACAGCGCCTGATCAGAACTTGAGGAACCACTGTTTGCGCCACAGCGCCCAGGCGATGAGATAGAGGATCAGGACATTCGCCAGGGCGTAGAGCAGGCTCGCGTTGATCGGCGAGGTGACAGCGAGGCAGACGTTCTGGTGGAACGAGGCTCCGGCTCCGCTGCGGAGGGCGATCTTGGCCAGGGCGCCGCTCAGCAGGAACATCAGGATCGCGTTGGAGCCAAAGATCTCGAAGGGGCGGAACCACTGGCCGAAGCCGCGCACGTCGCTGAGGTAATACCAGGCTCCGAAGAGGAGTGAGGCGAGTCCGGCCATCAGCACGGAATAGGACGTCGTCCACAGGTTCTTGTTGAATGGCATCCAGATGGCGAGCACATAGGCGAGAGCAAGCAGCGCCGCGCCGGAG encodes the following:
- a CDS encoding pyridoxal phosphate-dependent aminotransferase, with protein sequence MTNLLSHEQKVELIKRGFSRRSMGRLGLLLGAGSSLPFFNEPALAQLSNIGRISADAVKINANENPMGPCPEAAEAIHSVVQKGGRYLYEETFDFSKTLADQEGVKPNYVMPFAGSSDPLHRAVLAFTSPTKPLVMGDPGYEAGQRAAAFIGSKVITVPLTKTYAHDVKAMVAASPDAGVFYICNPNNPTGTITKKSDIEWLVANKPAGSILLLDEAYIHLSGEAFGTDLVAADKDVIVLRTFSKLYGMAGLRAGAAIGRPDLLSKIQHYGAGALPVTGMIGAHASLKVKTLVPERRKIIADIRNDTFDWMTKKNYSFVPSVSNKFMVDVKRPGQEVVKAMAAEKVYIGRVWKAWPTHVRVSVGTKEEMAKFKVAFEKVMA
- a CDS encoding metal-dependent transcriptional regulator — its product is MAKKSTTRANSESTDDYLKAILTIGGPQEDRVTSNALAEHLQVRPASITGMLQKLSGQETPLVEYEKHRGARLTAAGKRRALEVIRHHRLIELFLHDILDYPWDEVHAEAERLEHFISERMEERIAAKLGDPLIDPHGHGIPRKDGSLPERREVCLAELPAGNAGVVTSVSDRRPDVLRELKHLGIVPRTQLTVTERRAGSRPMRVRIGPATQDISLTVRLSSAVYVSQ
- a CDS encoding SulP family inorganic anion transporter, encoding MQLPKLRYTWKTMAGDLSGGFIAALIALPYGLAMAALMGLPPVLGVFTSLLTSPITAILGRNPVLIGGTSSVTVPFIAEAVRLHGLGGAAKVSLVASVFMMAFSLMRLGRYVSMVPHPVVTGFSCGIGGMMVVSQLFTITGIKGSGSGSMVETLVVIAQRLTEARFQPLLLSLLVIGVCVLIAKLWPRLPAPLIGVGVALLAAKVFAFREAQVGVLSLELPPFAGFAWAPKDVFSVLPTGFALAFVSSVNILITSRVVEHFRGRHIKMKKVDADVELGAYGISNVIAGMFGAPMSVGIPARSLASIRCGGTTRMSNIFHAAVLAAVIGFGSGILAQIPLAALAGVTAWMGFCLLDWSAWRRIPRMKAVDAASFLTTALLVLCVNAVAAVAVGCSFYGVEYLWKKWKLAGADAALGELQAEAGKQRG
- the pdxA gene encoding 4-hydroxythreonine-4-phosphate dehydrogenase PdxA — its product is MELLGITMGDSSGVGPEILLNAFQRGEITCPFVAYGDTAALERYNTHGVELRSITQPDEYRPGVLNVVNAGLMSGADVTPGAINAKSGHAAREYVIAATKAALAGQITAMVTLPMNKEATQLTDPGFTGHTELIGALCGVEDVTIMLASDQLIVTHVSTHCSLSDAIARAKFDRICTIIRMTSEAVLRLKPEAKIAVAGLNPHAGENGLFGEEEIREIRPAVEWAQAQGMPVEGPFPPDTVFFLAVRKKRYDAIVCMYHDQGHIPLKLLDFEAGVNVALGLPIIRTSVDHGTAFDIAGQGIASTVSLLRAIEFAQRLIRT
- a CDS encoding DASS family sodium-coupled anion symporter; the protein is MSAPQQNWRRTVWGFAVLIAIYLIITELFPGPASLTASAWHLTGLFFATVAGLIIRPIPGGGLVLLAITLTPLLTTMKLSDALGGYADSTVWLVQAAFFISRALINTGLARRIALGFVRLFGHSTLGVSYALSLSDMVLATIIPSNGARSGGVILPIVRSIAELYGSTPGATANRVGAFLMAGVYQAICVTAAMFYTGQASNPLAAQMAGNLGYRVTWGGWLVAGIVPGLISLALVPWVVMKLFPPEVRRTPEAAEFARAELEKMGPLSSKEKLLSVVFAGVCGAWVSSSWTGIDITVAALLGSMVLLVTGVLDWEHIISEHAAWDIFLWYGGLLRLGKALNENGVTETFAKAVGARFEGLHWFPLLVIAVLIFYYSHYFFASITAHMLAMYAPFLVLLAHSGAPLGLVVFSLACFLNLSAGLTNYGTTPAPMFFAQGYVSMKDWWRIGFVISLCHLLVWGTVGFGWWKLLGLW
- a CDS encoding four-carbon acid sugar kinase family protein — translated: MGRLQVLALADDLTGALEAGARFRDSAVLLKSQADRAESVLVLDTESRHLAPDVAAFRLLGAMENLVSDIVYKKTDSTLRGNIGAEFKALLGAYPESVICYVPAYPELGRTVRSGVLLVDGVPVHLTSFARDPLNPVTESHVWKVLAAQGCDLERIRIFDGETPEDVRAAADEALSATRPVVAAGPAALAGALAQALGIVSKAPERWPQISDCVVINGSAHPASSAQVEMARQQGIPWAFDRAAGAHDTLIIFGGDTARGVLHRLDDPVLHPLGEILPGVPVSLFEHEGRRRVLISKAGGYGAPDLLLRLYARLCQTEKEPWNCSA
- a CDS encoding TonB-dependent receptor translates to MRHHFRWFWPVYFYVCSCAFGQSTASVAGTVHDQTGAPVSGAHVVVKSPLTNFERSSVADADGAFQLTNIPARNYEVRVEAPGFRPFETTVTLTARLTAELQVKLELAANETHVSVTASDRALLVNAEETGTRAQLSETDIGKMALQVGNRGLEAVVVSFPGFAQNANGAIHPRGAHNQMSFIIDGMPITDQLTGAFANSVDPNIVQNVELFTGNIPAEFGNKVSAVVNVTSKTGLGTGRLLGGSIAVSGAGFDTLSQVTQVAGEKGRLGFTFSLNTMKSNRYLDQVSLDNLHNGGNSQRAFSRLDYQAGAHDVLRLNLLAGRSSFELANLRSQQARGMDERQELRDVSAALGWVHTFNANTLWSSNSSYRTTVAQLFPSAGDFPVTAAQARHLSTVTLLNQLGIVRGRHNIRFGADIQHFPVSENFSFGITDPAFNAPESASYLPNLLAFDLSRGGRLFQFSKRASGSLYSSYLQDEISLGNWHVSAGLRFDNYRFLVHGSQFQPRLGLSYNIRGTGTVLRASYNRLYQTPPNENLLISNSDESSVLVAPDIRATVGSAVVLIRPERQNLYEMGLQQAVGRKVSLNASFYHKDAKDQQDNNSFFNTPIIFPMQLKSIRVNSVEGRMVVTPVSGFSGSLSVTHARAISTPPFTGGLYIGNGDVALLNSGPFVIDHDQVLSLQTIVNYTGKKGFYATCSMRYDSGLVTAAVDPAQVRNDPDYADLLPLVNLTSAPPRTRPRAVTDLVLGYQHLRGEKRHWEASLQISNISNERALYNFQSAFVGTRLVQPRTAGVRLTWFF